One Gottschalkia purinilytica genomic window carries:
- a CDS encoding YtxH domain-containing protein has product MKIAELITNKKKEKEREEKKQVAKNVLIGTTIGTVVGAAAGVLLAPKSGKETREDIVNKTKDTTEILKKNIKTSIETVKDKKEKLGKGIKGTMEDIKDDVEETKEDIKKDDTKEEKSNHSKKEK; this is encoded by the coding sequence ATGAAGATAGCAGAATTAATAACAAATAAGAAAAAGGAAAAAGAAAGAGAAGAAAAGAAACAAGTTGCAAAAAATGTTCTTATAGGAACTACTATAGGAACTGTTGTAGGTGCAGCAGCTGGTGTACTTTTGGCACCTAAATCAGGAAAAGAAACTAGAGAAGATATTGTTAATAAAACTAAAGATACAACAGAAATCCTGAAGAAAAATATAAAAACTTCCATAGAAACTGTAAAAGATAAAAAAGAAAAATTGGGAAAAGGTATAAAAGGAACTATGGAAGATATTAAAGATGATGTAGAAGAAACTAAGGAAGATATTAAAAAAGACGATACAAAAGAAGAAAAAAGCAATCATAGTAAAAAAGAGAAATAA